In Quercus lobata isolate SW786 chromosome 12, ValleyOak3.0 Primary Assembly, whole genome shotgun sequence, a genomic segment contains:
- the LOC115971163 gene encoding serine/threonine-protein kinase Aurora-1, translating to MAIATESPQQEKASSDVSSVEKRRWTLNDFDIGKPLGRGKFGHVYLAREKRSNHIVALKVLFKSQLQQSQVEHQLRREVEIQSHLRHPNILRLYGYFYDQKRVYLILEYAAKGELYKELQKCKYFSERRSATYVASLARALIYCHGKHVIHRDIKPENLLIGAQGELKIADFGWSVHTFNRRRTMCGTLDYLPPEMVESVEHDASVDIWSLGVLCYEFLYGVPPFEAKEHSDTYRRIVQVDLKFPPKPIVSSAAKDLISQMLVKDSSQRLPLHKLLEHPWIVQNAEPSGIYRG from the exons atggcGATCGCTACAGAATCCCCACAGCAAGAGAAG GCCTCTTCAGATGTTTCATCAGTGGAGAAAAGAAGATGGACACTCAATGACTTCGACATTGGAAAGCCCCTCGGAAGGGGAAAGTTCGGTCATGTCTATTTGGCAAGAGAAAAGAGG AGCAATCATATTGTGGCACTAAAAGTCCTCTTCAAGAGCCAGCTGCAACAGTCTCAGGTTGAGCATCAGCTACGCCGTGAAGTTGAAATACAAAGTCATCTGCGACATCCCAATATTTTACGCCTCTATGGATACTTCTATGATCAG AAAAGAGTTTATTTGATATTAGAATATGCGGCCAAAGGTGAACTTTACAAGGAACTACAGAAGTGTAAATACTTCAGTGAAAGACGTTCTGCTACT TATGTTGCATCACTAGCCCGTGCCCTTATATATTGCCATGGAAAGCACGTGATACACAGAGACATTAAACCAGAAAACCTTTTAATCGGTGCACAG GGTGAACTCAAAATTGCAGATTTTGGGTGGTCAGTGCATACATTTAATCGCAGGCGAACCATGTGTGGGACGCTTGATTACCTCCCTCCTGAGATGG TGGAGAGTGTTGAACATGACGCAAGTGTGGATATTTGGAGTCTTGGTGTCCTTTGCTATGAGTTCCTCTATGGGGTCCCTCCTTTTGAGGCTAAGGAACACTCAGACACATATAGAAG GATTGTGCAGGTGGATCTTAAGTTCCCTCCTAAACCAATTGTCTCTTCTGCTGCAAAGGACCTTATTAGTCAG ATGCTTGTCAAGGATTCTTCTCAGCGCCTGCCACTACACAAGCTTCTTGAACATCCATGGATTGTTCAGAATGCTGAGCCCTCTGGTATATATAGGGGTTAA
- the LOC115972465 gene encoding oleosin 1: protein MADQSKPMSQRFQESAPTSRQAVNFLTAVTIGATLLFLSGLTLTGTVIALITATPVLVLFSPILVPAGIVIFLVATGFLFSGGCGVAAITALSWLYNYLTGQHPIGADKLDYARMRIADKARDVKERARDYGQYVQQRGQEVTQG from the coding sequence ATGGCTGATCAATCAAAACCAATGAGCCAAAGGTTCCAAGAGTCTGCCCCGACTTCACGCCAGGCCGTGAATTTCTTGACCGCAGTGACAATTGGTGCTACACTGTTATTCTTGTCCGGGTTAACCTTGACCGGGACTGTGATAGCACTGATCACGGCAACCCCAGTTCTAGTCCTATTTAGTCCTATTCTAGTTCCAGCTGGGATAGTCATATTCCTGGTTGCAACAGGTTTCCTATTCTCTGGTGGGTGTGGCGTGGCGGCGATAACAGCACTGTCGTGGCTATATAATTATCTAACCGGACAGCACCCTATAGGGGCAGATAAACTGGATTATGCGAGGATGAGGATCGCGGATAAGGCTAGAGATGTTAAGGAGAGGGCTAGAGATTATGGGCAGTATGTGCAGCAAAGGGGTCAAGAGGTTACTCAGGGTTAA
- the LOC115972350 gene encoding uncharacterized protein LOC115972350: MRCIYVHNMFILLYLLSIIVNGPTSGYSHMVDSKVLNVGEELWKETLPLQTGLRLYQLQGLKPYTWYEVKISYPASIPATFSIQLKRDDSDLTLNHNRRLLNTEKLIFKTESLDSLSNQGRISVLVTVEPEGIVAIPHVQERQSIIFNIVCDELFLGIPHKAWWVVVLVLLCLGLAFIIPSFLPSYLLQKSQSPRSVNHNVSKVS; encoded by the exons ATGCGTTGCATATATGTCCATAATATGTTCATTTTGCTCTACCTTCTTAGTATTATTGTTAATGGCCCAACTTCCGGTTACAGTCATAT GGTTGACAGCAAGGTTTTAAATGTCGGGGAGGAGCTGTGGAAAGAAACTCTACCACTACAAACGGGTTTGCGCCTTTACCAACTTCAAGGACTCAAACCTTATACGTGGTATGAAGTGAAGATATCATATCCAGCTTCT ATACCAGCTACTTTTTCCATACAACTGAAGAGAGACGATTCAGACTTGACTCTGAATCACAACAGAAGATTACTCAATACTGAAAAGCTTATTTTCAAGACTGAAAGTCTTGACTCACTTAGCAATCag GGTCGTATCTCTGTGTTGGTGACTGTAGAACCTGAGGGGATTGTTGCCATACCACATGTCCAGGAGAGGCAGTCCATCATTTTTAATATAG TTTGTGATGAACTATTCTTGGGTATCCCGCACAAAGCTTGGTGGGTTGTGGTCTTGGTGTTGCTTTGCCTTGGATTGGCATTCATTATTCCATCTTTTCTTCCCTCATATCTGCTACAGAAGAGCCAAAGTCCACGTTCAGTTAATCATAATGTTTCCAAGGTTTCTTGA